The Primulina tabacum isolate GXHZ01 chromosome 1, ASM2559414v2, whole genome shotgun sequence genome contains the following window.
AACTACTTTTTATGCCAACGCATGTGAAATGATTTTACAAAGAGTAAAAGTAACTGTTTGTTGAAAATCTTATGCTACACTGGATAATATATACTTTGCTACAGAGATTTGATATTTACCATGTGTTGTTCTGTTAGGTGATACGAGTCAAATATCAAGTCAGGATGTAGCAAAAAATGCGTTTCCAGTTATTCCCTAACCTGGATTCTGTCGTTTCATGTATGCTGACTTTCTCCACAGGAAAACCAACGAAGTCATTGCCTGATCTCCTCCGAGAAAACAATCTCCCTCAAGGTCTGTTTCCCCAAAACATAACGTGTTATGAATACGACGAGCCAAAATCCAAGCTCATTGTCTACTTGCCCTCTCCATGCGAGGTGTGCTTCAAGGATTCTTCCATTGTGAGATACTCAACTCGTGTAAAAGGTACACTGTCGAGGGGAAAGCTATCCGGGATCGAAGGATTGAAGACTAAGGTGTTGGTGTGGGTTAAGGTGACGAGTGTCCATGTCGAAAACTACAAGTCTGATAAAGTTTGGTTCACAGCCGGGGTGAAGAAATCTAGGCCGAAAGATGCATATGAAATGGCTCGTGATGCAATTAGAGTCGAAGAATTTTGACGCGAAAAAGGATTGGATGCTATGTATTAGCGTAATATCTATATCCATGTTTGAAACtgctgattttttttaaaaaaaacttggaGATTATTATTCTCATTTGTTTTATAATATGGAAGGGCATATGAAATGGACAATGGGATCTGGCTTGTTGCTATGGTCAGTAATGGACACTTTCTTGTCTCCATATAAATAGATttataacatataaaaatgtctGTTACCATATGAAATAATCTAATTGTCCGCATCAAACATTGCAAGtagcatttatttattttttttcccagAAATTACATTGATTTATGATACACAACAAAATATTCTCTGCGCCGATGATTTTTGGAACGTTACCGGCTCCAAGAATTTAAAGTATACATGTGATGTGATCGATATATTCAAGTGACATTCAGGCAACTGAAAAATGAACAAAACATGGTTTCATAGATTTGTTCCGGGGACTACTTTCTTGTTGATTGAATTAAGACATGATTTGCataaattttcaattattttactAAAATACACCCTtgtaattttttcatatttgaaataacataataatttaaataattataatcttTCAAATGCAtggttttttatttaaaactttCAAAAAGAATTcttcaattaaaattaaaatatatataaatttaacaaaaaattaaaaaaaacgattgatttttttatttatgttatttcattaaaaatatccCAATGCCTCTACGGATTTTGTTCTTCGTCAACCAGAGGAGTGAAAAATATGAGCTCCAGGTCTGGCTCATCATCACCACGTAAGGAGGAGGAGGAGAGGCCAAGATTTTTCGACTCAATAGCGAAGAATAGGTGCTGGGCGAAAGCTGAAACGGTTCCGGGGCGCCACCCTGACCGGTGGCGAAAAGATGCCGCCGGAAATATAGTCTGCAAGCGCTTCTGCAACTGTCAGGGCTGCCTCTGCTTTGAGTATGACCATATCATTCCCTATTCCAAAGGTTCCTTCTGTTTTATTGTTATTCTTCTACGAGGGCAGACCTGTGGTTTTTGTATTTTTGGCTTGTTAGTGTATTTTGTTTTTTGAATCTGAAAAATTTCCATTCTTTTTGGGCGTCCATACTTGTTTCTGATCATTAATTTAGTCATGTGGGCTTTTGGGGGGTTGGGGGGTGGTCAATCAGTGTATTTAGCTTTTAAAAGCCTGAAAATTTTCCACCCTGGCTGGGCAACCACACTTGATTCAGATCAGTGGTGATATGACTGCTTTGGAAGTGGAGgtgaaatagtttttttttttccttctattttttgtgttttttttttcggaAATTCATGTTGTGGGATATATAATGGTTCTTTTAACTTGTTCCAGAGATGACCTTGAAAGATTTTGAGAGTTCTAGTGGAACTGAAGGGATTTTATTCATTATTTGCTGCCTTATGTGTTTCTGGTGTTGCCTCGAGGATGGTTTAGGGGTGGAGCCAGCAGAGGCCATCAAGAAATCTTTGTTATGAAAAAATTTCAGATTTCATGattattagttttttttatataaatgtaAGTTGCTGCAACATTTACTAAATTTTAGGCTTTCCCTGGGATCCAATGGTACAATGGTGGTTCCTACCGTCAATGATCGCCCATGAtggaaaaaatacatatatagcATGCACTGTTTCTAGAATATAAGATTTATCTCCAAAATACATCAACAAATCACCTTTCCCATCCATGGTCTAATTTCGGGACTCCCCATATAAATTTATTGGTCCGGACCTACTCAAAGTCTATACTCAATTTTGGGTCATTGAAATTGGAGCTTAGATGCGGTGGCATTGTGGTGTGCAGGTGGTGAGTCAGTGGCAGAGAATTGCCAGATTCTGCAAACAAGGGTTAACagattcaaatcagataaggaaGAGGTTGATAATGCCCAATTGAAAGGCTATTCTTGTGATGTCAAGTTTACAGGCATGCACATCTTTGCTTGCTATTGCTTTCATTGTTTAATGTATTTTGTCATGTTTTAGGTCCAATTTACTCTCTCTTAATAATAAGTTTCAAGTTCTTGAGACTTGCATAAGACCAATTCAGGCTTTATTGGATTTAGATGGTGTGACGGAAGGTTGGCTTTTGTGTTTAAGCTTGATATGGACCCTCCATCAAATGCCAATATGCTAGTTGTCATATGTAAAGCAAAATGTCGTAACTTGGACTTCTTGTGGGCTTGTCAAAATGAATATGAGAACTTTTTTGGTCATGGACTGGACTGGACTGGGCTCACCCACTCTTGACTTACTGTCTGTAcaaaacacatatatatatttttttgtgacAGTCATACAGTCTTATGCTATTGCAGATAAGGAGCTTGATATTATCGAAATGGCAATCTATGGAGATGTTATTCGGCCAGGAAATCAATGTCGTTGCCGAACTGTTGCAGAAGTCCTCGGCACATACAAGTCCAAAGATCGATTGGCTGCCTGCAAGCTGCCGTATGGTGAAGGTTCCTTACACCAGTAAAACCTTAAATTCTTGTGAAAATGGACAACAATAATAGGCTCAATATCTTCCGATTCAAATTCTTTCATAATAGTTGAACATGTACTTGGATTTAGTTGCCTGGacattgattttttaaaaattagttCTTGAAAGACCATCCAACTTTCAGTGACCTGAAAGATTGTGAGCTTATTGTTTTGTAGCTCAATATTCTTATTGCATTTAGCATGAAATAAACTAGCATATGTTGCGTGACTTGATGTCGAGGAATTTGATAATGGTCGTCTCAGTGTTCTTAAGATAATTCTATTTGCTCCTTATATGATACACATTTGGTTCATGGTCGCTACTTTTTTCATTTGTTCCTCGTTGAAGATGGCTATATGGAAAAAAACACCGATTCGATATCATAATGCGAAACCTAAATTGGATGGGTTTCTactgaaatatttgattaaataatggTCCtatcattttcatattttttgtaTCAGTAGTTATTGTTAGCAAATCTTTATGATTTCTCTTTCCCTGTTCTATTTAAACaagaataattttaatttatatttcttaCTTTTTTGGGTGGTTGATGTGTTCTAATTTCTAATTCCCTTTATATTCTCTTCCCCTATGCATAGTTTAGCATGGGAAGTGATGTGATTCAATTGTCTTCAGTTTCTATCCTATTCTCCCAAATTCTACAGTTTCATCATCTCATAAAGTGATCCTAAATTGGATTGGTCTCTAGATGTAGTGTCTATGTAAGATGACCATTTAATAAAGAGCTCGAAAAaagtgtgagagttggttatTAAAGAGCTCGAAAAAAAGTGTGAAAGAGTTGGTCGTGATTTGTGTAAAGGCTGTTAGCCCTCAGATTGTGATGCATTGAGCAGCCATAACCGTTTGATCCTGAAATATTTTGGCTCTATGAGATGAAAAAGTGGAGTAAGACAAGTGCTGCCTGGCCTTACATGAATTGAATTTTGTCAAGACGACTGGGAAGTAGCCCTTTCCGTGTGCATATATTTTCATTGCACGTGGGTgattaataatgaaaaatataataacgagatttagataatttttaaaatcgttTGAATAACATCTTGTTTATGAGTATTTATTaatctaaatatatcaaaatacaataaataaaaataaaccatgacgataaatcaaatatattcacttatttatttaacattttCCAATTTGCATGATTATAACATAATGACAGCTCTCTCaaattaacaaaaatattttttatccaaatatcattcacaatgaaaaacaatataaataaaattaagagaataataaattttactAAAACCAAAATCTCAATGTATTTAAATGGCGTGCATATAGTGATTGTCAAATAAAATTCTCTTAATTAACTAAGTTATCATAATGATGTTAAAATAAAACCTATAAACTTGTTATTAAGTTAAATATCAATTGTGTTTTTGCTAACTTTTAACTCCTTGCGAATTTtgtttaactttttccttttataGAATAGATATTACacatcaactcaaatattttaaacggtATAGTAGCTCAATCGTCATGATTCGATCGACGTATCcaacaaggacaattattgcactccaATAATTACACTAATTGCAATATATGAGAATCGATCTCATGACCTTGACTCTTATATATACCAATTGTAAGATCATGCATTTGTCgatttatcaaaagttataacCACGGTAACGATGCAACATtaattaaaatcttttaaaatcgtAAAACAACTTAAACGTCACATTTGGATTGTTATACCTTACATAAACAATTATTACACATAACAGATATGATATAGTTGTCATTTTACATTTTAGAAATCATTTTTCTAAATCAAATTTATTCTcactaataaaataatttcatcgAACACAAAGtagttttaattaataataataatttaaacacaAATATTAATTGTTAGGATGACCACTCTATGTCATCACTTATGCTTCATTAAGTTCCAATCATAGGAATAATGCACAATGAATTGGTAAACATAACTTAGTTAATTTAATAAGtgattaatattaaataacaattttgttattttgaaatgtgaaaaatagtttttatatatataaattcatcatatataatgataaattaattaatatgtagaaaagagaaaaaattgttttttatgtATGTAATTTCAGCATATATAATTAGAAATTAATTAATAGGTTGAAAAGAACAAAcaagataacaaatcaatatattatatacGATGATTTCGTAATAGAATAATGCTAATATAACCATACTTTGTATTATGTTTAGAACGCAATTGAAAAttgataacaaaatatataataatagaaactttaatcttaaaaacattattatctaaaatattatcataatacatcatgaatcataaatgaaATCACTAAATTATTGAgtaactatttatttaattattacttaaatcaatttataaaataaaaaagataagatataaatattaaatattcattagtAACCATGAAGAAATACACTAATTTTAGTTAGcaacaaagaaaaattatgGGTAAATTGATAAATTCAATATGCATTAATATCCAAAGACATTTAAGATagacaataaattataaaagaacccatcaaaaaaattattgatttaatttgcttcattaaatgaatAAGGGTATATTGAAAAATTCACAATTagaagtcatatatttatatgtatgttagaTTATTTGAGCTTGGACTTCTGTCAACAGAAGTAATTTACCTTGCCCTTCAATCTACCTTTAAACTACTTTCTCGAATGGGTTGTGTCCTGGCAAGTCTGATCATTTTTGTGCCCCCCGCTTGTCTCAGCACCTTGTTGGTAGGATGATCTTCACACATTTTAGTCTTGAGTTTAAATCATATACAAAATGATCACTAAAATACAATACATCTTAAATTTTTAGAACTAAAAATACTAATCaaattgtttataatttctttttcaGTTGATAGCATAATCGATTCattcgatattttttttatggcaTGATTAGTTGGAGAGAAATTTTGATGAAATTTAACTTTGAAAAACTTTGTTTTGTATAAACAATGTGAACAGTTGAgaaatattcatattttttcaattaattcacTACAAAACTCTTATGAGTTAGAGAATATATTTCTATATTGATCTAATTACACTACTATGTAATAAAtctatgaaataaaaaaatgtttttttgtgTATATTGGCAtcggaaaaaataaatttatattgagAAAGAGAATATATTTCTATATTGATCTAATTACACTACTATGTAATAAAtctatgaaataaaaaaatgtttttttgtgTATATTGGCAtcggaaaaaataaatttatattgagaaaaaattatcaaactaacaTAGAAATAAATTCTTgtgataaaaagaaaaaaagatccaaaaataataaatttatattaggtcaatttaaactattatataataagcttttaaaaaaatatatggcttcaaaaaaaaaaaaaatagacctGAGTCGAAGGATTCTTTTGCCTCCAAATATGGACGCCGTGCTCGTGGGATACACGCAGAGCCGTACCTGTGGTTCACAGGGCCTGAGGCGATATGTTAAAAAATATCTTATTGTGATAAATAACCGTAAAACTCAGTttgcaaattaaaaataaccaaacaatagatataaataaaatataatttacgaTTTACATATTTATctctttataatttttttattcgtGCGCCACAACATCAACATGGTTCAAACATAATGCAGTGTCATATGAACAATTATACTGGAAAAAGATTGAAATTGCCAAAGTTGTAAGATACTTtgctaaaattgaaatttatcaatataaactattaaaataacaaaatgataaatatatcaaaccaatattgtaaaaatatatgatttgtttcaaataataataatattttattcaagaaaatagaaaataaagatatataaaatatttaagtatcacaattttttgtgttttattttttgaaatgggTACAACTACATAAATTCAAGAAAAGATGTCAAATAATCAACAAGTAAAGTATAAAAGTTTAACACACGAGTTGACAcaagataaaatattaaatatattggaCAAACATtaccattttatgcatacaaaatttttaaaattttaattaatgaacctgtgtaaattattttttgggctctacacaatTGTATTAAATCTCCAATGAACACAATCGTTATATTTAATCATGTTCTCAATTGGTCAAtggccaaattttttttaaaatgtccAATGCACATACTATTTAGGTGCAGATCTCAACAACATGAGACCAATGCTTTTTTTGGCCCTTGAGGGCTGGGCTCTGAGGCAATGGCCTATCTCGCCTCGCAGGAGATACGGCCTTGGATACACTTGTCTGCTTATATTTGTATAGGGAACTAACCCTTTGTTACACTAACGCTGATTGTTGTAGCTTGTAACGTCTCTCAACCtcaaataaagaaattcaaagtTTTTCTTGAAAAAGTAGAATCCTGCATGTTTCCACCTTATTTTTGCTGGTCACCGGTTTGTTGTATAAAAATAAGACATGACACTGAATATAGAAAATAGGCTCTTTCATGCCTAACTCATCGTGGAAATCAAATCACTCAGAATGGTGCAAATTGGATGGCAAGTAGGTAATAGGTTCTTTGGTTATGTGATTGTTTTTTTTACATGCCCATGTTTCTAGTGTGACTTGAATGCAAAAACCATCTAGGACAGATTTGTAGGAAAAACCGATGAGCAGAGATTATATGGATTGATCTTTCACTATGCTGTTTGCCttcttttaaaattatttaaagaaattCTTGAAAGACCAAATTTCATGAACTTGTCTCTGCGGTGATTTTCTCAACTTACATTTGTCAAAGCTGTCTAAAATGGCCAGAAGCCAATTCTTATTTGCGGGAGATTGTGGGTTCCAGTGTCTCCCACCCCTAATGTATATAATGATAAAAACAGTATAATATCTCCTTTACCAGCTTACTGAGTATGAATTTTTTTCTGAGAAGAATTCTTGCATAAAATAAGTACTCGTCGCGTATGAGTACATGGACCCATGATGATCAGTGCTAGAAAAAGATAGACGGAAGTGCGATGCAAGTAATGGTACGCAACTCGGCAGTAATTTACAAAGAACTGAAAATTCTGGTTGTGATGAGTTTTATTTTCAATCACGAAATGAATTCGAATACATATCCATTTGAGGGTGTCGATTGTCCTTCCTCCTTCCCGTTGGATCCGCACCCTGATCTGGGTCACCAGCCAAAAATCCCAAAGAAGCACTTGAGAAGTTTTTAGCTATGCAAGCGACTGGCAGTCTTTCCGGTGGATAATTTATACAGCTTTCCGCGAAGACACAGCCATTGATTGCATCTAGAACAAGAAGTATGCTGTACAAATACGCAACGAGCATTCCCTCGAGAACAATGGATGGAGTGAGCGCCATAAAATTATGATAAGCCTTTGTTACACGGTACTGAAACAATGCTTCAATAGCAGCCAACGCCAAATTGAGAGACACAGCTAATGACAATGCAGTTACGGGCCTGCCTCTTATCAGAAAACATGCCTTTACAATCGAGGCAAATCCTCCTTGTTTTTCCATTCCTGATAACACCAATGCCAGGTTACATGTGATGTAGGAATTAGCAAGAATAATGGAGTAAATGATGGCTCCTGTTGCAGACAGAAGAAACAGGGATCCCCTGGAAGAAAGGCCTAATACATTGGAAATATTGAAAGATATTAAAAGAATACAGAAGCTCGTCGCATTGGCAGATAGCATGACTAATAAGTTCCAAAGTTGCGTGACGCAAAGGGTGTTGAAAACTGAAATCCAAGAAGAAGATGGATATGCTTTTTCGAATCTACGGTAGTTGAGAGCTCGAATTACAGATGCTTTGGCAAGGAGGAGGAAAGAAAGGGAAAAGGGTAGGACTAGAAGGAATGTAAAAATGGTTTCAGAGAGTTTAAGGTTGAGAACTGCAAATAGCTCTGATGATAGAGGGAATCCTGCAGCAAGAAAAATAGACCTCATTCGGCCATGGACTAACGGCAAAAGATGTGACAAAGAGACGAGTGACTGCGATATGAGAATCGAAACAGCGTAAGGGAACACGATGAGCGAAGGAAACGAAgtaaaatactgaaaatctttCAAGAAAGTGAAGATTGATCTTCTCATGATCTCGCTTGTTCTTCCCATTTCTCTGTATCCTTGTATGAGTCGCTtcaaatggaagaaatggaGGCGTTTCTTTTAAATCTGTGCTGGATTTGGATTCTCGGTGGTTTGAATGAATTGATTGCTCAACAACCAAAAAGCCAACAAGAATAGCAAAGGTGGAGTCGTATCCGTCTTCGGTTTCATCAATGACTTTGTTTGGTATTATTCCTAAGTGTTTCTTTGTGGTATCCTAAAAAGCACCTTTTCCATGATACTTAACCTGTGATTTCATATTTCTGCTACCAAAACATTCCGGAAACAATCAATTTTCTGCCCACAAAAATGTATCTGTATTTATATTATGAAAATTAGCAGAGATGCATGCAATTGCGATAAAAAATATTGACAAGATTATAGCAATAAagaatcaaattctagtctgcCTACACAAAATCTTCAATTA
Protein-coding sequences here:
- the LOC142551054 gene encoding uncharacterized protein At5g01610-like — its product is MEKALIKVGSLKASTFWVSKKAKEEISNISQDISTFSSTVEEKAKWVFNKLKGKPTKSLPDLLRENNLPQGLFPQNITCYEYDEPKSKLIVYLPSPCEVCFKDSSIVRYSTRVKGTLSRGKLSGIEGLKTKVLVWVKVTSVHVENYKSDKVWFTAGVKKSRPKDAYEMARDAIRVEEF
- the LOC142551064 gene encoding uncharacterized protein LOC142551064, yielding MSSRSGSSSPRKEEEERPRFFDSIAKNRCWAKAETVPGRHPDRWRKDAAGNIVCKRFCNCQGCLCFEYDHIIPYSKGGESVAENCQILQTRVNRFKSDKEEVDNAQLKGYSCDVKFTDKELDIIEMAIYGDVIRPGNQCRCRTVAEVLGTYKSKDRLAACKLPYGEGSLHQ
- the LOC142513524 gene encoding uncharacterized protein LOC142513524; the protein is MGRTSEIMRRSIFTFLKDFQYFTSFPSLIVFPYAVSILISQSLVSLSHLLPLVHGRMRSIFLAAGFPLSSELFAVLNLKLSETIFTFLLVLPFSLSFLLLAKASVIRALNYRRFEKAYPSSSWISVFNTLCVTQLWNLLVMLSANATSFCILLISFNISNVLGLSSRGSLFLLSATGAIIYSIILANSYITCNLALVLSGMEKQGGFASIVKACFLIRGRPVTALSLAVSLNLALAAIEALFQYRVTKAYHNFMALTPSIVLEGMLVAYLYSILLVLDAINGCVFAESCINYPPERLPVACIAKNFSSASLGFLAGDPDQGADPTGRRKDNRHPQMDMYSNSFRD